A genomic region of Candidatus Limnocylindrales bacterium contains the following coding sequences:
- a CDS encoding SNF2-related protein, protein MDIERFEWLEIPEEKRVKSELKRETPDVSAKRCPKCGWLDHISVVECFRCGYDYQTGHLYADFLKNRNLEIPEPVVKVTLDFNRILNSRRVDSYQDYLLRLQVEEHALIKGFDKLISLSSSNIIHYQHQLDTALKVLNQMRGQALLADEVGLGKTIEAGIIMKELMERGLIKKILILTPASLVTQWQEELLTKFGETFIIAENPADWKEDKIIASLSKAQRPEIAKLIYPYSYDLLIIDEAHKLKSRFTQRFKFVNQIKKKYVLMLTATPVHNDLTELYSLVTILKPGLLGTIRAFKRQYVSKQDPRQPKNEARLKKLLSEVMVRNRRSSVGIQFPSRRAAIYHFNLTPEEQRLYQEVTNYIREEFKAETRNQYHLLSLTTLQKELCSSARAVKATLAKMADREQYPRITRQRFQFFMELADKIRSPRKVEALLEIIHQFKGKFVIFTEFLNTLFYLQETLETHGISTRIFHGGMSLSQRLEAIRDLERSAQVLISTQAGGEGLNLQFCHQMINYDLPWNPMMVEQRIGRLHRLGQSKEVLIFNLSTNATIEAHILELLAKKIRLFELVIGELDLILGAMDDKRSFEQVITDIWISSQNNEELDQRFQELGNKILKARQKFRKIKEADAILSEIFEPEI, encoded by the coding sequence ATGGATATAGAAAGATTCGAATGGCTTGAAATACCCGAGGAGAAAAGGGTCAAATCGGAACTGAAAAGAGAAACTCCTGATGTTTCTGCTAAACGATGCCCCAAGTGTGGCTGGCTTGATCATATCAGTGTGGTAGAATGCTTCCGTTGTGGATATGATTATCAAACCGGCCATCTTTATGCCGATTTTCTGAAAAATCGAAATCTGGAGATTCCCGAACCGGTTGTGAAAGTTACCTTGGATTTTAATAGAATTCTCAACAGCCGTCGCGTGGATAGTTATCAAGATTACCTCTTGCGCCTGCAGGTTGAAGAACACGCCTTAATTAAGGGTTTTGATAAACTTATCTCCCTCTCCAGTTCGAATATCATCCATTATCAACACCAGTTAGATACCGCCCTTAAGGTGTTAAACCAAATGCGGGGCCAGGCCTTATTAGCCGATGAAGTAGGATTGGGGAAGACCATTGAAGCCGGGATTATCATGAAAGAACTTATGGAGAGGGGTCTGATCAAAAAGATTCTTATTCTTACGCCGGCTTCTCTGGTCACCCAGTGGCAGGAAGAGCTTTTAACTAAATTCGGAGAAACCTTCATCATTGCTGAAAATCCAGCCGATTGGAAGGAAGATAAAATTATTGCCTCTTTGTCGAAAGCTCAACGTCCTGAGATAGCCAAACTTATTTACCCCTATAGCTATGATCTGTTAATCATTGATGAGGCCCATAAGCTCAAGAGCCGATTTACCCAGCGCTTTAAGTTTGTCAATCAAATTAAGAAAAAATATGTCTTGATGTTGACAGCAACCCCGGTCCATAACGATCTCACCGAGCTTTATAGTCTGGTTACCATCTTGAAACCGGGGTTATTGGGAACCATACGGGCTTTTAAGAGGCAATATGTCTCAAAGCAAGACCCCAGGCAGCCCAAGAATGAAGCCAGGTTAAAGAAACTGCTCTCCGAGGTGATGGTTCGAAACCGCCGATCAAGTGTCGGTATTCAGTTCCCCTCACGTCGGGCGGCCATTTATCATTTTAATCTGACCCCTGAAGAACAGCGCCTCTACCAGGAGGTAACCAATTACATTCGAGAAGAATTCAAAGCCGAAACCAGAAATCAATACCATTTGCTTTCCCTGACCACCCTACAGAAGGAACTCTGTAGCAGCGCCAGAGCTGTTAAAGCAACCCTTGCAAAAATGGCAGACCGGGAGCAATATCCCCGAATTACCCGACAGAGATTTCAATTTTTCATGGAGTTGGCCGATAAGATTCGATCTCCTCGTAAAGTGGAAGCCCTACTTGAAATCATCCATCAATTCAAAGGGAAGTTTGTTATTTTTACGGAGTTCTTGAATACCCTCTTTTATCTTCAAGAAACCTTAGAAACCCACGGGATCTCTACCAGGATATTCCACGGTGGTATGAGTCTATCCCAACGTTTAGAAGCCATCCGGGATTTAGAACGATCTGCCCAGGTTTTAATCTCTACCCAGGCCGGTGGAGAAGGGCTTAATCTCCAGTTTTGTCATCAGATGATTAACTATGATTTACCCTGGAATCCTATGATGGTAGAACAACGTATCGGAAGGTTACATCGTTTAGGACAAAGTAAAGAGGTTTTAATTTTTAACCTCTCTACCAACGCGACAATTGAAGCCCACATCCTGGAACTCCTGGCTAAAAAGATTCGATTATTTGAACTGGTTATCGGTGAGCTGGATTTAATCCTGGGAGCTATGGATGACAAAAGAAGTTTTGAGCAGGTCATAACGGATATCTGGATTTCAAGTCAAAATAATGAGGAATTAGACCAAAGATTCCAGGAACTGGGAAATAAGATCTTGAAAGCGAGGCAGAAATTTCGTAAGATTAAAGAAGCCGATGCCATCTTATCAGAAATATTCGAGCCGGAAATATGA
- a CDS encoding cupin domain-containing protein → MLPNLAYSHKFVSVILIFVVSATWILSDTASSQEKQRPQVTANPLNITPDSVKWSPCRPDAPDGCEVAVLRGDPTKEPSDVLIRLPKSFVGVKHWHSNAEQIVGVKGKLTLPLEGGKELVIGPGTYGYIPAGMIHQGRCGDEEDCLFYVMRDKPADFNPVK, encoded by the coding sequence ATGTTACCCAATCTTGCCTATTCCCATAAGTTTGTTTCCGTTATTCTGATTTTTGTGGTATCAGCTACCTGGATCTTATCCGATACAGCTTCTTCCCAGGAAAAGCAACGACCCCAGGTTACTGCCAATCCGTTGAATATTACTCCGGACAGCGTCAAATGGAGCCCCTGTAGACCCGATGCGCCGGATGGCTGTGAAGTCGCCGTTCTTCGAGGAGATCCAACAAAAGAACCATCCGATGTTTTGATCCGACTGCCTAAATCCTTTGTGGGCGTAAAACACTGGCATAGTAATGCCGAACAAATTGTTGGAGTGAAAGGCAAACTCACCCTTCCCCTTGAGGGGGGAAAGGAGTTGGTGATTGGCCCGGGTACGTATGGATATATACCGGCCGGTATGATCCATCAAGGCCGTTGCGGTGATGAGGAAGATTGCCTGTTTTACGTCATGAGAGATAAACCAGCCGATTTTAATCCGGTTAAATAA
- a CDS encoding DUF1257 domain-containing protein — MSRFVSIKTELRDGDILKESLRELKCTVIPQTEMTLYAKTQPISFLSVTPFGRVGFRINDQGQYEMVGDEEVLKKQGNFLDRLTQRYAYNKVVKEAKKAGFSFIKEEVMEDNSIRVVIRKW; from the coding sequence ATGTCTAGATTTGTATCCATTAAAACTGAATTACGAGATGGGGATATCCTGAAGGAGAGCTTACGGGAGTTAAAATGTACCGTAATCCCTCAAACAGAAATGACCCTGTACGCAAAAACACAACCCATTAGCTTCCTATCTGTAACCCCTTTTGGAAGGGTTGGATTCAGGATCAATGATCAGGGTCAGTATGAAATGGTGGGAGATGAAGAAGTCCTCAAGAAACAAGGAAACTTCCTGGATAGATTAACCCAACGATATGCCTATAATAAAGTAGTTAAGGAAGCTAAAAAAGCTGGATTTTCCTTCATAAAAGAGGAGGTTATGGAAGACAATAGCATTCGGGTTGTCATTCGCAAATGGTAA
- the rsmI gene encoding 16S rRNA (cytidine(1402)-2'-O)-methyltransferase, translated as MAGILYIVSTPIGNYEDITLRALRILREVDLVVCEEFKEGKKLLHHYEIQTELESLNEHNEAQITPYLLDQLVQGKRIALISDAGTPVFSDPGLSLVQKALEASIPVHPVPGPSSLMAALVVCGFDLSKFLYYGWLSPKKEIRRRELSALKKERKPIVLLDTPYRLIPVLEDITLIFGPDQEIAVALDLTLPSEEIRRGPVGKVRDYYKEKKTSGEFVLIINSPQPPRKSTGR; from the coding sequence ATGGCCGGTATCTTATATATTGTTTCAACACCCATTGGAAACTACGAGGATATAACCTTACGAGCCCTTCGTATTTTGAGGGAAGTAGATCTGGTTGTTTGTGAAGAGTTTAAAGAAGGAAAAAAGCTCCTCCACCATTATGAGATCCAAACCGAACTGGAAAGCCTCAATGAGCATAATGAAGCCCAAATAACTCCCTATCTTCTTGATCAGTTGGTTCAGGGGAAAAGGATTGCCCTGATCTCGGATGCTGGTACTCCTGTTTTTTCTGATCCAGGATTGTCATTGGTTCAGAAAGCCCTTGAGGCGAGCATACCCGTACATCCTGTTCCAGGGCCCTCTTCCCTCATGGCAGCGCTGGTTGTTTGTGGATTTGACCTGAGTAAATTCCTTTATTACGGCTGGCTCTCTCCTAAAAAAGAAATACGACGCAGGGAACTCTCTGCTCTCAAGAAAGAGAGAAAACCTATTGTGTTATTAGACACGCCGTATCGGCTTATTCCCGTTTTAGAAGATATTACTTTGATTTTTGGCCCGGATCAGGAAATAGCCGTTGCTTTGGATTTGACCCTTCCTTCTGAAGAAATTCGACGAGGACCGGTCGGGAAGGTACGGGATTACTATAAAGAAAAGAAAACATCGGGGGAATTTGTACTCATCATCAATAGCCCACAACCTCCGAGAAAATCAACGGGGAGATAA
- a CDS encoding DUF2997 domain-containing protein, which yields MEKKEIEFIIKPNGEVEFTVKGVKGKKCVPLADLFKTLGEITNARNTSEYYEEDKEDKVKTYKF from the coding sequence ATGGAAAAAAAAGAGATCGAATTTATTATAAAACCCAATGGGGAGGTGGAATTTACCGTTAAAGGGGTCAAAGGAAAAAAGTGTGTGCCTCTGGCAGATCTGTTTAAAACCCTGGGAGAAATAACAAATGCCAGGAATACCTCGGAGTATTACGAAGAGGATAAAGAAGATAAGGTAAAAACCTATAAATTCTAA